AACTTTGGCTAACTATCATGAATACAATCCAACTCATTGTTCGTTTGTAATCCAAGAATCACACATGAATTTCGGAGAAAAAAGTTCAATCCTGCAAAATCCAAACCTCAGTTAATGAAACGTTCACCCTACAATATCTTCCTAGCCAAAAAGAATATGGAACTGTGGCACCCAACATTTCATTTCAAATCAAACGAAAAAAACTACTTGAATCCTTCCCCTTCCCTATCCCCCTGAATTTCCGAGCATTCCACGTCAAACCGTCCTGACTTTGCAAAAGAATGCACAAAAGCCTGGAAAAAGAATGGGCGAAATTCACAAAAAATTATACCAGTGACTGGGGACGTGGGACCGGGAAGGGATCACATATAGGGGTTCAAGCAAGCATTGCTCGATGGGTTTGTCTCCGTTAACGTTCCGGCATGGTGGTCGGCACAAGTTTATTAATGGCTCACCACTAACCGTCTTCTTCATcaagtaggagatactgttcgcatcAAAGCATGATGTttcacccctccccctccccctcgcccCTCTTCTTGAACCAACGAACATTAGATGCACAAACTTTATCTAAGTACCATCGGCACCATGTTTCACTTCGATCCAACTCTGTGTTTGTGTTTGCAACGCAAGAATCAGGAATGAATTTCGTAGAAAAAGGTTTGATCCCACCCAAACCTCAGCCACTGAAAGGTTCATCCTACAATGTCTTCCTCAAGCCAAGTAGGAGATGGCACCATGGCACCCAACATTTCATTTCAAATCGAAGGGAGAAGAGTGCTTTTGTTCGGAGCCGGTCTCCATTTCCCTCCCAAAAACGCCCTGCCCGCACGCACCATCGCCGCTGCTCACACACACTGAAAGGCCCCGAGTATGAACGCCAAAACCATAATATAACCACACGCCTGCTTCCCCTCCATCCCCCCCACCTCCTCCCCCGACGCGAACCAGAATTCCTCACGCCCGACCCAAACCCTGCACCGCCGGAGCCCCGAATCCACCCCGCCGATCCGCCCCGAACCCTAGGGATCCGCCCTgatccgccgccgcccctccgcgCCGCAAACCCTAGGGATCCGCGGAGCCTCCGCCGGCGGCGGGGCTCctccgcggcggcggcttcggcatgGCGGACCTGGTGGGGAGGGCGGTGAGGAAGGCCTTCCCGGGGTTCGGGGTCTTCTCCGGCGTGGTGGAGTCGTACGACGCCGAGGCCGGGTACTTCCGCGTGCTCTACGAGGACGGCGACTCCGAGGAGATCGACGCGGACGAGATGGGCTCCATCCTCGTGGGCGCGCCCATGCCGCCGCAGCCGGAGACTCCCGGGGGTTCCGCCGGGAAGCGGCCTAAGAAGCGGAGGCGGGGGGACGGGGAGTCCCCGCAGGGGAACGTTTCTGTGGTGGCCGAGACCGTAGATGGAGATGGGCTGGCAAACGGGCCTCTGCCTGTGCTTGCAACGCCGGCGAAGGGGGGAGGAGCGGGTGGGGAAAATGGGGAGGCGATGGCGGAGACGGCGGGGAAGAAGCGGAAGATTGGCCCTAGCCCAGTTCGTCGGAGCGCGAGACAAGCGAAGGCGGCGGCATTGGCGGCTGAAATGGAGGCGGCCGCTAATGTAGCTGCTGCTGCAGAGGCTGCCGAGACTTCATCCGCCGAGGATGTGGCTCCGGCTCTGATTGCTGCTACGCCGCAGCAGTCTGGGAGGAAGCGTCAGCGTGCAAATGGGAGTGGTCGGTCTCGCGCAGTCGCGAGGGATTTAGAGGATGCTGCGCTGGATAGGCCGCTGCAAAAGCCGAACCTGCCACCTTCGTCACAGGGCCTGGATTTGGAAGGCCTCCCTGTTATGGATGTCTTTCAAGTCTACTCCTGCTTGAGATCATTTAGCAAGCAGCTTTTCCTAAGCCCGTTTGCACTGGAGACATTTGTCGCGGCGCTGCGGTGTAAGCACGTGAACCCCTTGATAGACTGGGTGCATTTTGCTTTGCTCCGCTCTCTGAAGAACCACTTAGAAGATCTGGCCCATGAAGGAGACCCTCCGGCAATACACTGTATTAGGTAAGAGTCTTTGATTCCCTATTTTATACAGGCTTACTAGTTTTAGGTCATGAGAGACTCGTCTTTTAATTATCTACTGCTAATTGCATAGGAATCTTAACTGGGAACTCTTAGACCTAGCAACTTGGCCAATCTATCTTGCCGAGTACTTACTGACTCGTGGTTCAGAACTGAGGTATGGTATGAAGCTTACAGATCTAAAGCTGTTAGATACAGAGTACTATTGGCAGCCAGCAACAGTAAAACTCGAGCTGCTGCGCTCACTCTGTGACGATGTTATTGAGATTGAGGCTATACGTTCAGAACTTGGTTCAAGGATGTCTGAGTTAGATGGAAATGATGAGGGCTGTAGAGCTACTGGTtcaagaagaaaaaagagaggttCTTCTGTTGTGGCCCTAGCAGATTCTTCTCAGCCTCCAGAAGGCTCTGATGATACGGATGATGGTAACAGTGACGAATGTTATTTGTGTGGTATGGATGGCAACCTGTTATGCTGCGATGGCTGTCCTTCAGCTTTTCACTCAAAATGTGTGGGGGTGGTGGAGGACCTATTGCCTGAAGGAGAATGGCATTGTCCCGAGTGTTCGATGCAGAAGTACAACGGGTCCAGAAATATGGCAAAGCTTGTCAGAGGAGCAGAGGTTCTGGGAAGTGATCCACATGGACGACTATACTTTGGCACCTGCGGCTATCTTTTGGTGTAAGTCAGTTTAGACTTCCTCCTTTGGTCTTCTTATGTGTATATCTTTCTGAGAGTTCCTTTACTCTGCTGTCATTGTTTAGGCTTCCTAATGACTAGTCAAAGTATTTGTCATAGTTGTATGCTTGAGTACCATTCTGTGTTGATTGTACCATGACATCATCCATCAATTGTTAGACTTTTGTGTCGCAATTACATTCCCACATGCGGTTTATGTTTCACTGTACATCTAGTTCCCATTCCTTTGCACTTCATCTGCTTAATTTGTGCTGTTTATTTCTCCACAAAGATCATCACACTAATTTCTTTTGTTGGCCACAGACCCCCCTGTGCTTTATGTGCCAGTGAGTTCTCATCGTGTCGATGAATATCGCTGTTGCTTGTAGTTTTTTCAGCCGTGCTTTCGTGCTGATATGGGTTCTCATTTTATTCTTTATTATAATAATAGGTCAATTAACTATACAGTTTTGGGGATAAAGCAAGGGAATAACTGCAATACTCTGGTTTTGCAAGATTGAGTTTATTTCATTTTGTAGGCTCCGATCAAGGCTTCGCAGAAAAATGAGATACATATATTGCATAAATGCGATGATTTGTTTTTCTTTGGAAATTGATCCTATATGTTTGCACTCCAGTTAAATGGTTGAATTTTGCACTAATAAATAAATGACCTTATGAACTTGCAGGGTTGATTCATGTGATGTAGACTCTCCATGTCATTATTATGGCCAGATGGATCTTCATTCCCTTATTACAGTGTTAACTCCATGTCATCCGTCTTACAATCCGATCCTAAATGTGATCTCTTTGTTTCGGGGTATTGCAACTGAAACATCTAATATTAACGGGCGATATGAGAACAGCAAGGAATGTAGTACCTCGGACCATGAAACAGACCGCAGGCAGTCATCACTGAAACAATCTAGTGAGCATGAACAGTGTACCATAGAAAAGCATGGCTCTCAACAATTGGATACCGGGAAAATTTGCACCTCAAATTCAGATCAGGATGCCTCACACCAGAGTTATACCCTGAGACGTGCGACAATTTCTCAAAACGGCAATGAAACTACTGCTAATGAGAAGCCCAATCAAACTTCACAACCTAATGCATCTGGTGCCAACAAGGATAGCTGCAATTCTAAGCAAGATGATGTTGGCTTGCATGTTAATGGTTTGTCTGCAGAGAACCAGAAAGATGCATCACCTAAAAAAGAAGCAAGTAACTGCTGTCTAAGTTCTGGGAATGCTATGTATATAAACTACTACAGTTTCGGTCAAATAGCAGCATCTGCTGCTGAAGAGTTAAAGCACAAGCTTTCAGAGAATGAGGAAGGAAAGAAGCATGGCCCGGATGCAGTTTCTTTTCGGCTAAAAACAATATGTAAGAAATATGTTAATGTTTTTGCACTGACTGATCAAAAGTTATCTGTGGAGCTCCTAAAGGAAAAATGTGGCTGGTGCAACTCCTGCCAAATCAGTGGTGGTAGTGATTGCATTTTCAGATTTACTGACGTTAAGTGTATGGAGAGTCCTAAGCCATGTGCTGTTGGTCCTTTGTCAGAAAAGAACAAGGAAAGTCATATTGTCCTTGCTACACATAGCATGTTGTCAATTGAAAAACGCCTGAATGGTTTGCTGTCTGGTCCATGGCAAAATCCACAATATAGCATGTATTGGCGTAAGGCAGTTCTTATGGCTTCAGATGTATCATCACTGAAGCAGCCTCTTCTCATGGTATAACTTTTTGAATGCTTTGTCCTTATTAAAGGCTTTATTATTTAATCTGCATGTACCAAACTCTCACATGATTATCTCCCAATACTCTGCAGTTAGAGTCCAGTCTGCGACGTGTTGCCTTCTCAGGAGAATGGCAAAAACCAGCAGACTCTGTTGAAGTTGTTGGGTCTGCAGCCCATATCTTGGTCCGTACATCTAATAAGTCTGCAGGTTATGCAATTGCTAGAAAGCCAGGGAGGAAGCCACTTGCTATTGAGCTCAAAGTCGACCTCCGTGATGTTGGTGTTTATTGGTGGAGGGGCGGAACATTGTCCCGTCAAGTGTTTCACTGGAAGAGGTTGCCTCAGTCATTGGCCTGCAAATCTGCTCGGCAAGGTTGTATCTCCAATCTTCTGTCAGTTTCCAGATACACTATTTTCCGATGTATTAAACCTTTGTGACCTTGTATGTCTCAGCGGGACGCAAGAAAATTCCCACCATAGTGTATCCCGATGGTTCACAATTTGCCAGGAGGTCCAAATACATAGCTTGGCGAGCTGCTGTGGAAATGGCACAAAATGTGTCCCAGCTCATTTTGCAGGTAATATATTCTCTTTCTTTTGGGAAGTATCAATAAAATTGGGCCACTGAATTGTTCTTTATGTACCTTCAGATTAAAGAGCTTGAATTGAACATCAAGTGGCCTGAGATATTGAGCACTCTCTCTTCTGCAATTGCAACAAAGGAAACCCAGAAAATAGCAAGGTTTTTCAAGAAAGTTATAATTCGCAGAAAACGTATAGAAGCAACGAATGTGGAATATCTACTTgattttggaaagagggagaataTTCCTCCTGTTGTTGCTAAACATGGAGTAAAATTTGAGGAGCCCTCTAGCGAGAGGAACAGGTACTGGTTGAGTGAAAGTCATGTCCCGTTGAGTCTTTTGAGGGCATATGAAGCCAAAGCAATAAATCGCTCACTTAAAAAGAAAGACAGCGAGGACAGCTCACCTAAAAAGAAGAAAGACACCAATGACCGCTCACGTAGAAAGAAGAAAGACACCGATGATCTTTCTAAGATGAGCGACTTCAGTCCCGAAAAGCCAAAAAGATCAAGATCAGTGTTTGATGACCTCCTAGAGAAAGCACAAAAACTGGAGGAAGCACAAAAACTAGAGGAAGCACAAAACCTCCTAGAGCAAGCACAAAAACTTCCCAGCAGGCTTTGCGGTCAGTGTTTCAAAACAGTAACTGCCAGGTATGTAATTAAGCCAAATGTTcatttattcatttaagtaaagCAAGCAAGTCATTAAAATTTCATTGCAAAAGTGTCAGTTCTTTTTTCTTATCCACACTTATGTATTATAGTATGGATTTTGCCTTGGTTCTTGTTCTTTGCATGTCTTGCTGATTAGGTATGCTGAGTCAGTTACACTTGCCTAACTATTCATCCCTACCTTTTGGATATAATTGTTCAGATAGTACTGTATTGTGTTTATCTGGCAATATCTAAagaaagtactccctccataaagaaatataagagcgtttagatcactactatgCTGAGTCAGTTACACTTGCCTAACTATTCATCCCTACCTTTTGGATATAATTGTTCAGATAGTACTGTATTGTGTTTATCTGGCAATATCTAAagaaagtactccctccataaaggaatatgagcgtttagatcactactttagtgatctaaacgctcttatatttctttacagaggaagtaaGAAATTTCTTGCATGACTGGGTTTTGCCATGCCTGTTATTAGTATTTGATTTCTGAAGTCTAGGTGATTATCTCCCTCCCTCCCTGAGTGTGTACCAACTTTTGCGGTATGTACAACCATTGCCAATCTAGCCGATGTTGATATTCCTGTACAAGCTACACAGTTGAAATTGCTAATTATATTTAGCAAATACTTTGGCAAAAGTTATTGGTATAGGAATCAGCTTTTAGCATTTTGACTTCTCCTGCAAGGTCATATACTTtgcttgaaaaaaaaattgaactgAAACTGGAAATACATTTCAGTACCTTCTGCAGCTTGTTCTCAGTGTTGCCAATATATTCTCTGTTTTGTTGAATGGTACATTTTTTTTGGCTAGTTATTTGActctctccctctttttgtcttctgaACAGGGAAGCTGTGAACTGCAAATATTGTGAAGGTATTTACAAATTGCAAATATGCAGATTTTTTTTCTTGTTACATATGTATCATTATAGTCCTTAAGACTGTCGAAGAAAATATATAGCCCTTATTTTGTTGTGTGTGTATGGGATATGCGTTTTATTTTTTGCGGGGCCTTATGTATGTCATATGATGAAAAAGAAGTTCAATTGTTAGGAATTTTTTAGGTGATCCATCATCAAGTATTAAGTTTGGCCTTTTACTTCTAATATTGATGCTTGGAGTTATACTGGGACTCAGCTGCAATATTCTCTTGTTCTATGCAGCACTTTTCCATAGAAAACATTTCAACGTTCCTAGAGGTGCTGTGGATACCGTCTATGTTTGCAACAAGTGCCTAGCTGAAAAGGTCGAGCCGGTGGTGTCTCCACAGAAAAAGGCAGCATCAAAGAAGAGCTCTCCgaaaaagaagcagaagaagcaactACGAAAGAGTTTAAGGAGAAGAAAACAGATAGTTATCAACCTCAAGAAGAAAACCAGACAGAAGAATGGCAAGCCTGGCCGGCCTAGAAAGAATCCATTGAGTGTGTCAAAGAATAAATCACAAAAGATGTCTGACAGTCAACCATCAAATGAAGCCAAGAATGAACCGGTGAAACGCATATCAAAAAGGTTATATGATAAGTACATGAAAGGCAACTCAGATAAATCCGAGCATACAGCAAGCTGTCGTAAGAAGAAGAGGACAGCTTCGCATTACTCGTACTGGTTAGATGGTCTTCGATGGACACAGAACACAGCTGATGAACAGGCAACAAATTTTAGGAAAGCAAGAATTGTTTTTCCATCTGAAGATGTTAAGATTTCAGAAACCAGTCCAGTATGCTGTCTTTGTAAGAAATGCTACAGTGGAGATGCTATTTATATTGCTTGTGAGAATTGTGAAGGTAAGATATGTTTACTTTGATGGTAATGTTAAGAAAATGGTTTACTTCATGCTATGTATCTCCGTGATCTTCAAACAAACTTATAATTGTTCACTTTGACAATTGCATTGGCCAAAAACTCTTCATTATCATTTATTTTAGCCCTGGCCCTTACAAGTGAGCAACAGTTGACCCTTCAATATTTGTCGTGATCCTCCTAGAACAGTAATTATTACTTTCTTTTCCCATGGATTATGTCCTAAGCTATGTGACATATATCCTTTCCTAAGCTAACATTACTTTTGTCTCAGCAAGACAAACAATTGTTTTTGGAATTTGGCTGTGTATTTCATTCACTTCAATTGCTCCTCATACCATGGGAAGCTGTCATAGTTTAAATGATGCATTTCTGATTGCGCTTGTTCTTCCCTGCAGATTGGTTCCATGGGGATATATATTCTATTACCATAGAAAATGCCAATAATCTCATAGGCTTCAAGTGTCATGCATGCCGTCTGAGAGCTGTTCCTGTTTGTCCATATGCACAAGCTAATGCAATTCTTAAGGATCAATCAGACAGGGAAGACACCATTGATAGGTCTATAGAGGACAAGCACAGCAATTGTCCGAAAGATCTGTTCACTTCCAATGATCTGAAAGAGCTTCACACTCATAACATTGGGGAGCTCCAGAGTCATAGCATTGAGGAACAGGTTCCTGATAGTATTTGTTTGGAAGTGCTAGAAGATTATAATGATCTGAAAGAGTCAGACAGTCATAGCACTGAGAGAGAGCCAGTCAGTAATAACACTGAGAAAGAGCCAGGTAGTCATAGCACTGAGAAAGAGCTTGATGATTGTAATGGGTTAAAGGAGCTGGAGAGCCATAACAATATGGAAGAACTTGACAGTCACAGCACTGAGAAAGAGCTTGATGATTGTGATGGGTTAAAGGAGCCGGAGAGCCATAACAATATGGAAGAGCTTGACAGTCATAGTACTGAGAAAGAGCTTGATGATTGTAATGGGTTGAAGGAGCCGGAGAGCCATAACAACATGGAAGAGCTTGACAGTCATATCACTGAGAGGAGTCCTCATGATCATAATAATCTGAATGAGCTTGACAATCACTGGGGTGAGAAAAAGCTTGATGATTGTAACTGTCTGAGTGAACTTGGCAATCATAACAATGTGATAGATCTCAATGAGAACAGTCCAGAAGAGCTTGGTTGTACTGAAGATAGCAAATTTTCTGCAGGAGAAACACAATGTCTGAAAGAGCTGGACAAACTGAAAGATCTCGACAATCTTAACAGTAAAAAAGAGCTTGGTAATCACAACCATCTGGACAAGCTTGATCGCCATAGCAGTCTAAAGGAGCTTGAAAATCATAGTAGTGTGGAAGAGCTTGATAGTCATGACTACCCAAAAGAGCTTGATGATCAGAACCGTCTGAATGATCTTGGTAATCATAAAAATGATCTTGGTAATCATAAAAATCTAAAAGAGCTTCATAGTGCTCAAAATGGCCAAGTTACTGCAGTAACACATACAGATGGTTTAATAGATGAGCAGTTTAACACTAGAATATCTAACAAAGAAGCCATGATCATGACATCCGAAAGTGATTTGGTGAAGGAATCTATTGCTTTACAATCCAACGGTAGTTCCGTGGATAATATTGTTCCTGCTGAACTGGAGATGGATATTCAGGTTCCCCTGAGCTTATTGACTTTGTAGGATATATGTCAAAAGAGCAGTGCATTCCAGCATGACTTTCCGTGAGCTTGTACTGTTCAGTCTTGCTGCTGCTTTGGTAGAGAATTCCTTCTGATTAGCTTGGGTTGTTGAGCTACCTGACAGCTTAGTTTTGTGCTATAGGATATTACATTGGTGATGCAACCCAGTAATAATAATCTACAAAAAGGAAAAATATATGTTTGTGGATTCATCGTATTTTGGCCATTTCCTTAGGGAAATATGCTGACCTGACAAGCGCAGCATTGGAGCTATTGACTATGCCACCACAAGTGTTTATTATGGTTTTCATTCTTGGCTGAGCTGACATAGGAAATATCTGGGCCCCGTTTCCTTCCCATGCTTTCTGGTCAGAACTTGTGATTCATGTTGCACTATGAGGTTATGTGTTGATTGGGATGTCTTTGAGTACAAGTGACTGGTTTTTGGTTGTGCTGCACTTACTCATGATGCACAAGGTGGGCTCCAATTTTGTTTACGTATCTAATTTGTTTGTGTTGAATGTAAACATGTTTCATGCTGAAAAGAAATTAACATCTAACAATTTTCCTTTCCTGCTGTGATGATATAGTGATACACAGAACTAGATCCCATGTTTTTTTTTTGGTCTAGCAAAGGTTCACACTAAGCTCCTGTGCTGGGTCTATCATGTTCTTAGCAATAGGCCAAAAGTGATGAAAATACTGCTGCAGGAATATCATAGTGCTAGTTTTACATGTATGGTTTTTGTTACCATTATGGGCTCATTAAGGCCAAAGAATGAGTTACGAGTACCATATCATGTTGAAGCAGTGGGAGCTCGTGTTGTTCCTCTGACGATTCAGTGGTTAACATTTATCCATATCATATCAAATCATCAAGCTGGTAAATCCACGGCATGTTCTTCCTATAGCAGATTGTTTCTCCAGCTGGCACTCACCTATGTATCTGATCTAGTTCATTCTCCTTTTGAACAGGATGGAGACATAGACGAACCACTTGCTACCGCCGTCGAGCACGAGGCCTTCCCATTCTCCAGACCTCCCTAGTGCACCCATAGATGGTGCACCAGACTGACCAGTCGACCTGACGTTCCATTTTAAGTGTTCCCCAGTGCTTCTAACAGCGTTCCAATGCAAGCGCAACCCGGCCATGCCGCGGAGCAATTCATGTCAACATCCTTGATCTTATTTTGTATACATAGGGTTCCTTTAGGTTTTATTAGGGGAGATGCTCATGCAGTGTGACTGTCAGATTCAGAAGGGTAGTAGAACGCTGCTGTTACGGTGCTTGCTGGTTCAGTTCTGGTTTAGCGAGGCTGCCAGCATTCCTAGATGTAAAAATCTAGTTGTCAGATCAAGTTTCAGTGCCTTGCCGCAGTGAATTGCTGCACTCTGGGTGGTTTTGGGTGAGGCGCTGTGTTTTTCCTCTGCCCAGCAGCTATTTGGGGAGCGGTGGTGTCCCGTCTGTGTTCCTTCCAACTCCTGAGTTCAGAACGAAAGGAATGGCCGGTAGAGGTGCCTCATCATCATGGTGCTGGTGGTGGTGACGGCGGTGCTGGTCTGCAATGGTTTCGCTGACTTTGAACTGCCGCGACCGTCGGGGTGTTCAGTGCACGGTGATGACTTGCTGCGTCAAAGTAAAAAAACTCGTCGGTTGGCTGGTGACGACGGTGACGGTTTTAGCAGGCGTCGCTGTGTGAAGCTTACTGCTTCCTCTACAAAATGAGCCAG
The window above is part of the Triticum aestivum cultivar Chinese Spring chromosome 2A, IWGSC CS RefSeq v2.1, whole genome shotgun sequence genome. Proteins encoded here:
- the LOC123187628 gene encoding DDT domain-containing protein PTM isoform X1; the protein is MADLVGRAVRKAFPGFGVFSGVVESYDAEAGYFRVLYEDGDSEEIDADEMGSILVGAPMPPQPETPGGSAGKRPKKRRRGDGESPQGNVSVVAETVDGDGLANGPLPVLATPAKGGGAGGENGEAMAETAGKKRKIGPSPVRRSARQAKAAALAAEMEAAANVAAAAEAAETSSAEDVAPALIAATPQQSGRKRQRANGSGRSRAVARDLEDAALDRPLQKPNLPPSSQGLDLEGLPVMDVFQVYSCLRSFSKQLFLSPFALETFVAALRCKHVNPLIDWVHFALLRSLKNHLEDLAHEGDPPAIHCIRNLNWELLDLATWPIYLAEYLLTRGSELRYGMKLTDLKLLDTEYYWQPATVKLELLRSLCDDVIEIEAIRSELGSRMSELDGNDEGCRATGSRRKKRGSSVVALADSSQPPEGSDDTDDGNSDECYLCGMDGNLLCCDGCPSAFHSKCVGVVEDLLPEGEWHCPECSMQKYNGSRNMAKLVRGAEVLGSDPHGRLYFGTCGYLLVVDSCDVDSPCHYYGQMDLHSLITVLTPCHPSYNPILNVISLFRGIATETSNINGRYENSKECSTSDHETDRRQSSLKQSSEHEQCTIEKHGSQQLDTGKICTSNSDQDASHQSYTLRRATISQNGNETTANEKPNQTSQPNASGANKDSCNSKQDDVGLHVNGLSAENQKDASPKKEASNCCLSSGNAMYINYYSFGQIAASAAEELKHKLSENEEGKKHGPDAVSFRLKTICKKYVNVFALTDQKLSVELLKEKCGWCNSCQISGGSDCIFRFTDVKCMESPKPCAVGPLSEKNKESHIVLATHSMLSIEKRLNGLLSGPWQNPQYSMYWRKAVLMASDVSSLKQPLLMLESSLRRVAFSGEWQKPADSVEVVGSAAHILVRTSNKSAGYAIARKPGRKPLAIELKVDLRDVGVYWWRGGTLSRQVFHWKRLPQSLACKSARQAGRKKIPTIVYPDGSQFARRSKYIAWRAAVEMAQNVSQLILQIKELELNIKWPEILSTLSSAIATKETQKIARFFKKVIIRRKRIEATNVEYLLDFGKRENIPPVVAKHGVKFEEPSSERNRYWLSESHVPLSLLRAYEAKAINRSLKKKDSEDSSPKKKKDTNDRSRRKKKDTDDLSKMSDFSPEKPKRSRSVFDDLLEKAQKLEEAQKLEEAQNLLEQAQKLPSRLCGQCFKTVTAREAVNCKYCEALFHRKHFNVPRGAVDTVYVCNKCLAEKVEPVVSPQKKAASKKSSPKKKQKKQLRKSLRRRKQIVINLKKKTRQKNGKPGRPRKNPLSVSKNKSQKMSDSQPSNEAKNEPVKRISKRLYDKYMKGNSDKSEHTASCRKKKRTASHYSYWLDGLRWTQNTADEQATNFRKARIVFPSEDVKISETSPVCCLCKKCYSGDAIYIACENCEDWFHGDIYSITIENANNLIGFKCHACRLRAVPVCPYAQANAILKDQSDREDTIDRSIEDKHSNCPKDLFTSNDLKELHTHNIGELQSHSIEEQVPDSICLEVLEDYNDLKESDSHSTEREPVSNNTEKEPGSHSTEKELDDCNGLKELESHNNMEELDSHSTEKELDDCDGLKEPESHNNMEELDSHSTEKELDDCNGLKEPESHNNMEELDSHITERSPHDHNNLNELDNHWGEKKLDDCNCLSELGNHNNVIDLNENSPEELGCTEDSKFSAGETQCLKELDKLKDLDNLNSKKELGNHNHLDKLDRHSSLKELENHSSVEELDSHDYPKELDDQNRLNDLGNHKNDLGNHKNLKELHSAQNGQVTAVTHTDGLIDEQFNTRISNKEAMIMTSESDLVKESIALQSNGSSVDNIVPAELEMDIQVPLSLLTL
- the LOC123187628 gene encoding DDT domain-containing protein PTM isoform X2, whose amino-acid sequence is MADLVGRAVRKAFPGFGVFSGVVESYDAEAGYFRVLYEDGDSEEIDADEMGSILVGAPMPPQPETPGGSAGKRPKKRRRGDGESPQGNVSVVAETVDGDGLANGPLPVLATPAKGGGAGGENGEAMAETAGKKRKIGPSPVRRSARQAKAAALAAEMEAAETSSAEDVAPALIAATPQQSGRKRQRANGSGRSRAVARDLEDAALDRPLQKPNLPPSSQGLDLEGLPVMDVFQVYSCLRSFSKQLFLSPFALETFVAALRCKHVNPLIDWVHFALLRSLKNHLEDLAHEGDPPAIHCIRNLNWELLDLATWPIYLAEYLLTRGSELRYGMKLTDLKLLDTEYYWQPATVKLELLRSLCDDVIEIEAIRSELGSRMSELDGNDEGCRATGSRRKKRGSSVVALADSSQPPEGSDDTDDGNSDECYLCGMDGNLLCCDGCPSAFHSKCVGVVEDLLPEGEWHCPECSMQKYNGSRNMAKLVRGAEVLGSDPHGRLYFGTCGYLLVVDSCDVDSPCHYYGQMDLHSLITVLTPCHPSYNPILNVISLFRGIATETSNINGRYENSKECSTSDHETDRRQSSLKQSSEHEQCTIEKHGSQQLDTGKICTSNSDQDASHQSYTLRRATISQNGNETTANEKPNQTSQPNASGANKDSCNSKQDDVGLHVNGLSAENQKDASPKKEASNCCLSSGNAMYINYYSFGQIAASAAEELKHKLSENEEGKKHGPDAVSFRLKTICKKYVNVFALTDQKLSVELLKEKCGWCNSCQISGGSDCIFRFTDVKCMESPKPCAVGPLSEKNKESHIVLATHSMLSIEKRLNGLLSGPWQNPQYSMYWRKAVLMASDVSSLKQPLLMLESSLRRVAFSGEWQKPADSVEVVGSAAHILVRTSNKSAGYAIARKPGRKPLAIELKVDLRDVGVYWWRGGTLSRQVFHWKRLPQSLACKSARQAGRKKIPTIVYPDGSQFARRSKYIAWRAAVEMAQNVSQLILQIKELELNIKWPEILSTLSSAIATKETQKIARFFKKVIIRRKRIEATNVEYLLDFGKRENIPPVVAKHGVKFEEPSSERNRYWLSESHVPLSLLRAYEAKAINRSLKKKDSEDSSPKKKKDTNDRSRRKKKDTDDLSKMSDFSPEKPKRSRSVFDDLLEKAQKLEEAQKLEEAQNLLEQAQKLPSRLCGQCFKTVTAREAVNCKYCEALFHRKHFNVPRGAVDTVYVCNKCLAEKVEPVVSPQKKAASKKSSPKKKQKKQLRKSLRRRKQIVINLKKKTRQKNGKPGRPRKNPLSVSKNKSQKMSDSQPSNEAKNEPVKRISKRLYDKYMKGNSDKSEHTASCRKKKRTASHYSYWLDGLRWTQNTADEQATNFRKARIVFPSEDVKISETSPVCCLCKKCYSGDAIYIACENCEDWFHGDIYSITIENANNLIGFKCHACRLRAVPVCPYAQANAILKDQSDREDTIDRSIEDKHSNCPKDLFTSNDLKELHTHNIGELQSHSIEEQVPDSICLEVLEDYNDLKESDSHSTEREPVSNNTEKEPGSHSTEKELDDCNGLKELESHNNMEELDSHSTEKELDDCDGLKEPESHNNMEELDSHSTEKELDDCNGLKEPESHNNMEELDSHITERSPHDHNNLNELDNHWGEKKLDDCNCLSELGNHNNVIDLNENSPEELGCTEDSKFSAGETQCLKELDKLKDLDNLNSKKELGNHNHLDKLDRHSSLKELENHSSVEELDSHDYPKELDDQNRLNDLGNHKNDLGNHKNLKELHSAQNGQVTAVTHTDGLIDEQFNTRISNKEAMIMTSESDLVKESIALQSNGSSVDNIVPAELEMDIQVPLSLLTL